The stretch of DNA AGGGCAATAGAATACGGTCAGTCTGTAGGCGCAAAGTATGGAGAAGGTTTTGTCAGCAGGCGCAGGCTTGGTGTGCACAGCCTATCTGATTTGCTTTAAACATCCGGCTTCTTACAGGGGATCTCTAATTTCAATGTGTGCTCTCCGCTACACTCTGAAAAACCACAAAAACTGAAGCTGCCCTTTGCAGCCGGCTGAATAAGATTATACTATCTTGCGTTGCACTGCGTATGTTTCGAATCTACCAGCCCTGGAATTCGGACCCGGCCATGGACGCCAAAGGGTTGCAGGAGTTTGTGAAAGGCAGAATCATTCTTGTGAATAAACCATTGGAATGGACATCGTTTGACGTGGTCAACAAACTGCGCAACGTGCTGCAAAAAAAGCTAAACCGCAAGCTGAAAGTGGGACATGGCGGTACGCTTGACCCATTGGCTACCGGCCTGCTGATTGTGTGCACGGGTAAGGCTACACGCCTGCTTTCTGACATTACTCACTATGATAAAGAATATACCGGCACACTTATCCTGGGAGCTACCACCCCTTCTTATGATAGAGAAACCCCGATTGATCAAACCTATCCTACAGAAGATCTTACTGAAGAATTGCTCCATCAAGCAGCCCGACAGTTCACAGGATTAATCCTACAGGTGCCTCCTGCTTTTTCAGCCGTAAAGGTTAACGGTGTGCGTGCCTATAAAAAAGCAAGAAGAGGACACACCGTGGAAATGGAGCCTCGTGAGGTAAGAATTGATTCCTTTGAACTGACCGAAATCCGTCTACCCGAGGTAAAATTCCGCGTTTGCTGCGCAAAAGGAGTGTATATCCGTTCCCTGGTTCACGACTTTGGTAAGGCCCTGGGCTGTGGTGCGTATCTGCACCAGTTGTGCCGCACCCGCATAGGTCCCTATCGCCTGGAAGATGCTGCCGACTTAAACAGCATTATCCGCTCTTTGAATCCTGACAATTAAATTAACTTTGAAGTCTTCTGATCATCCTGTACCGAATGAAAAATAGCTAGCGCTAATCTGATAATTTGAGGACTAAATGAGATTATTCAGAAGTCTTGATAACCTTCCGGAGTTCAGAAATGGAGTACTCACCATAGGCACTTTTGACGGAGTACATTGCGGGCATCAGGAAATTATCAGGCGTCTTAACCAAATTGCTGCCGACATAAACGGGGAGAACATTATTATCAGCTTTCACCCTCATCCGCGCATGGTTTTGCACCGGGATGAACAGGAACTTAAACTGCTTACCACTCTGGACGAGAAAATCAGTCTGCTCTCCCGCCTGGGGATAGATAACCTGATTATTATTCCGTTTTCAGAAAGTTTTTCAAAAATATCCGCTGAATCCTATGTGCGGGATTTTATATGGGGAAAAATCAGGCCCCGTGTAGTAGTTATCGGTTATAATCATCGCTTTGGTAACAACCGCAGCGGTGACATCCACCTGCTGCGCAAAATGAGCAAGGCGTTGGGCTTTCAGGTTGAGGAGATAGCTGCCCAGACCGTTGAAAATATTTCGGTCAGTTCAACCAAAATCAGAAAAGCGCTGATACAGGGC from Chitinophagales bacterium encodes:
- the truB gene encoding tRNA pseudouridine synthase B: MFRIYQPWNSDPAMDAKGLQEFVKGRIILVNKPLEWTSFDVVNKLRNVLQKKLNRKLKVGHGGTLDPLATGLLIVCTGKATRLLSDITHYDKEYTGTLILGATTPSYDRETPIDQTYPTEDLTEELLHQAARQFTGLILQVPPAFSAVKVNGVRAYKKARRGHTVEMEPREVRIDSFELTEIRLPEVKFRVCCAKGVYIRSLVHDFGKALGCGAYLHQLCRTRIGPYRLEDAADLNSIIRSLNPDN
- the ribF gene encoding riboflavin biosynthesis protein; translated protein: MRLFRSLDNLPEFRNGVLTIGTFDGVHCGHQEIIRRLNQIAADINGENIIISFHPHPRMVLHRDEQELKLLTTLDEKISLLSRLGIDNLIIIPFSESFSKISAESYVRDFIWGKIRPRVVVIGYNHRFGNNRSGDIHLLRKMSKALGFQVEEIAAQTVENISVSSTKIRKALIQGDIETANILLGRYYSLSGKVIRGAQLGKKLGFPTANIMVKDTTKLIPANGVYAVKTLVDEQIYGGMLNIGFRPTFNGQHQTIEVHIFEFKSEVYGAEITVEFVAPIRQEVKFNSVEELREQLKRDKLTSLKILESTKTT